The Dama dama isolate Ldn47 chromosome 3, ASM3311817v1, whole genome shotgun sequence genome has a segment encoding these proteins:
- the PPP1R1A gene encoding protein phosphatase 1 regulatory subunit 1A has product MEQDHSPRKIQFTVPLLEPHLDPEAAEQIRRRRPTPATLVLTSDQSSPEVDEDRIPNPLLKSTLSMSPRQRKKVTRTTPTMKELQMMVEHHLGQQEQGEEPEGAAESTGTQESCPPGITDTAAESQPGTSGKTHKPAESIPNTQERGSEKSSTEGPSSQ; this is encoded by the exons ATGGAGCAAGACCACAGCCCCCGGAAGATCCAGTTCACCGTCCCGCTTCTGGAGCCGCACCTTGACCCCGAGGCGGCCGAGCAG ATCCGGAGGCGccgccccacccctgccaccctcGTGCTGACCAGTGACCAGTCATCCCCAG aggtaGATGAAGACCGGATCCCCAACCCACTTCTCAAG TCCACTTTGTCCATGTCTCCACGGCAACGGAAGAAGGTGACGAGGACCACACCCACAATGAAAG AGCTCCAGATGATGGTTGAACATCACCTGGGGCAacaggagcagggagaggagCCTGAAGGAGCCGCTGAGAGCACAGGGACCCAGGAGTCCTGCCCACCCGGGATCACAGACACAGCAGCGGAGTCACAGCCGGGCACCTCTGGGAAAACACACA AGCCTGCAGAATCCATCCCTAACACTCAGGAGAGGGGCAGTGAGAAATCCAGCACAGAGGGACCCTCAAGCCAATGA
- the PDE1B gene encoding dual specificity calcium/calmodulin-dependent 3',5'-cyclic nucleotide phosphodiesterase 1B isoform X1, translated as MASPVPVRRSHLQGPILRLRYMVKQLENGEVNIEELKKNLEYTASLLEAVYIDETRQILDTEDELQELRSDAVPSEVRDWLASTFTQQTRAKGRRAEEKPKFRSIVHAVQAGIFVERMFRRTYTSVGPTYSTAVLNCLKNVDLWCFDVFSLNRAADDHALRTIVFELLTRHNLISRFKIPTVFLMTFLDALETGYGKYKNPYHNQIHAADVTQTVHCFLLRTGMVHCLSEIEVLAIIFAAAIHDYEHTGTTNSFHIQTKSECAILYNDRSVLENHHISSVFRMMQDDEMNIFINLTKDEFVELRALVIEMVLATDMSCHFQQVKSMKTALQQLERIDKSKALSLLLHAADISHPTKQWSVHSRWTKALMEEFFRQGDKEAELGLPFSPLCDRTSTLVAQSQIGFIDFIVEPTFSVLTDVAEKSVQPTGDDDSKSKTQPSFQWRQPSLDVEVGDPNPDVVSFRSTWTKYIQENKQKWKERAASGITNQMSIDELSPCEEEAPASPAEDEHNQNGNLD; from the exons ATGGCCAGCCCCGTTCCTGTGCGGAGGAGTCACCTCCAGGGGCCCATCCTCAG gctGCGCTACATGGTGAAGCAGTTGGAGAACGGGGAGGTAAACATTGAGGAGCTGAAGAAAAACCTGGAGTACACAGCTTCTCTGCTGGAGGCCGTCTATATAGATGAGACTCG GCAAATCCTGGACACGGAGgatgagctgcaggagctgcggTCTGACGCGGTGCCTTCGGAGGTGCGGGACTGGCTGGCCTCCACCTTCACCCAGCAGACCCGGGCTAAAGGCCGCCGAGCGGAAGAGAAGCCCAAGTTCCGGAGCATcgtgcatgcagtgcaggcggGCATCTTCGTGGAGCG GATGTTCCGGAGAACATACACCTCTGTGGGCCCCACCTACTCCACTGCGGTCCTCAACTGTCTCAAG AACGTGGACCTTTGGTGCTTTGATGTCTTTTCCTTGAACCGGGCAGCAGACGACCACGCCCTGAGGACCATCGTTTTTGAGCTGCTGACTCGGCACAACCTCATCAGCCGCTTTAAG ATTCCCACTGTGTTTTTGATGACTTTCCTGGATGCCTTGGAGACAGGCTATGGGAAGTACAAGAACCCTTACCACAACCAGATCCACGCAGCTGACGTCACCCAGACGGTCCACTGCTTCTTGCTCCGCACAGGGATGGTG CACTGCCTGTCGGAGATTGAGGTCCTGGCCATCATCTTTGCTGCAGCCATCCATGACTACGAGCACACTGGCACCACCAACAGCTTCCACATCCAGACCAA GTCGGAGTGTGCCATCCTGTACAATGACCGCTCAGTGCTGgagaatcaccacatcagctcgGTTTTCCGAATGATGCAGGACGACGAGATGAACATCTTCATCAACCTCACCAAGGATGAGTTTGT AGAGCTGCGGGCTCTGGTCATCGAGATGGTGTTGGCCACAGACATGTCCTGCCATTTCCAGCAAGTGAAGTCCATGAAGACAGCCTTGCAGCAGCTGGAGAG GATTGACAAGTCCAAGGCCCTGTCTCTGCTGCTTCATGCTGCTGACATTAGCCACCCCACCAAGCAGTGGTCGGTTCACAGCCGCTGGACCAAGGCCCTCATGGAGGAATTCTTCCGCCAG GGTGACAaggaggcagagctgggcctgCCCTTTTCTCCGCTCTGTGACCGCACTTCCACCCTGGTGGCGCAGTCCCAGATTG GCTTCATCGACTTCATAGTGGAGCCCACGTTTTCTGTGCTCACCGATGTGGCTGAGAAGAGTGTCCAGCCCACCGGGGACGACGACTCCAAGTCTAAAACCCAGCCCAG CTTCCAGTGGCGCCAGCCTTCTCTGGATGTAGAAGTGGGAGACCCCAACCCTGACGTGGTCAGCTTCCGTTCCACCTGGACCAAATACATTCAGGAGAACAAGCAGAAATGGAAGGAACGGGCGGCAAGCG GCATCACCAACCAGATGTCCATTGATGAGCTGTCCCCCTGTGAGGAAGAGGCCCCCGCCTCCCCTGCCGAGGATGAGCACAACCAGAACGGGAATCTGGACTAG
- the PDE1B gene encoding dual specificity calcium/calmodulin-dependent 3',5'-cyclic nucleotide phosphodiesterase 1B isoform X2, with product MVKQLENGEVNIEELKKNLEYTASLLEAVYIDETRQILDTEDELQELRSDAVPSEVRDWLASTFTQQTRAKGRRAEEKPKFRSIVHAVQAGIFVERMFRRTYTSVGPTYSTAVLNCLKNVDLWCFDVFSLNRAADDHALRTIVFELLTRHNLISRFKIPTVFLMTFLDALETGYGKYKNPYHNQIHAADVTQTVHCFLLRTGMVHCLSEIEVLAIIFAAAIHDYEHTGTTNSFHIQTKSECAILYNDRSVLENHHISSVFRMMQDDEMNIFINLTKDEFVELRALVIEMVLATDMSCHFQQVKSMKTALQQLERIDKSKALSLLLHAADISHPTKQWSVHSRWTKALMEEFFRQGDKEAELGLPFSPLCDRTSTLVAQSQIGFIDFIVEPTFSVLTDVAEKSVQPTGDDDSKSKTQPSFQWRQPSLDVEVGDPNPDVVSFRSTWTKYIQENKQKWKERAASGITNQMSIDELSPCEEEAPASPAEDEHNQNGNLD from the exons ATGGTGAAGCAGTTGGAGAACGGGGAGGTAAACATTGAGGAGCTGAAGAAAAACCTGGAGTACACAGCTTCTCTGCTGGAGGCCGTCTATATAGATGAGACTCG GCAAATCCTGGACACGGAGgatgagctgcaggagctgcggTCTGACGCGGTGCCTTCGGAGGTGCGGGACTGGCTGGCCTCCACCTTCACCCAGCAGACCCGGGCTAAAGGCCGCCGAGCGGAAGAGAAGCCCAAGTTCCGGAGCATcgtgcatgcagtgcaggcggGCATCTTCGTGGAGCG GATGTTCCGGAGAACATACACCTCTGTGGGCCCCACCTACTCCACTGCGGTCCTCAACTGTCTCAAG AACGTGGACCTTTGGTGCTTTGATGTCTTTTCCTTGAACCGGGCAGCAGACGACCACGCCCTGAGGACCATCGTTTTTGAGCTGCTGACTCGGCACAACCTCATCAGCCGCTTTAAG ATTCCCACTGTGTTTTTGATGACTTTCCTGGATGCCTTGGAGACAGGCTATGGGAAGTACAAGAACCCTTACCACAACCAGATCCACGCAGCTGACGTCACCCAGACGGTCCACTGCTTCTTGCTCCGCACAGGGATGGTG CACTGCCTGTCGGAGATTGAGGTCCTGGCCATCATCTTTGCTGCAGCCATCCATGACTACGAGCACACTGGCACCACCAACAGCTTCCACATCCAGACCAA GTCGGAGTGTGCCATCCTGTACAATGACCGCTCAGTGCTGgagaatcaccacatcagctcgGTTTTCCGAATGATGCAGGACGACGAGATGAACATCTTCATCAACCTCACCAAGGATGAGTTTGT AGAGCTGCGGGCTCTGGTCATCGAGATGGTGTTGGCCACAGACATGTCCTGCCATTTCCAGCAAGTGAAGTCCATGAAGACAGCCTTGCAGCAGCTGGAGAG GATTGACAAGTCCAAGGCCCTGTCTCTGCTGCTTCATGCTGCTGACATTAGCCACCCCACCAAGCAGTGGTCGGTTCACAGCCGCTGGACCAAGGCCCTCATGGAGGAATTCTTCCGCCAG GGTGACAaggaggcagagctgggcctgCCCTTTTCTCCGCTCTGTGACCGCACTTCCACCCTGGTGGCGCAGTCCCAGATTG GCTTCATCGACTTCATAGTGGAGCCCACGTTTTCTGTGCTCACCGATGTGGCTGAGAAGAGTGTCCAGCCCACCGGGGACGACGACTCCAAGTCTAAAACCCAGCCCAG CTTCCAGTGGCGCCAGCCTTCTCTGGATGTAGAAGTGGGAGACCCCAACCCTGACGTGGTCAGCTTCCGTTCCACCTGGACCAAATACATTCAGGAGAACAAGCAGAAATGGAAGGAACGGGCGGCAAGCG GCATCACCAACCAGATGTCCATTGATGAGCTGTCCCCCTGTGAGGAAGAGGCCCCCGCCTCCCCTGCCGAGGATGAGCACAACCAGAACGGGAATCTGGACTAG